From the genome of Anopheles arabiensis isolate DONGOLA unplaced genomic scaffold, AaraD3 Autosomal_pericentromeric_contig0015, whole genome shotgun sequence:
CTGCGCAAAAACCGATTGAAGCTACAAACCAGGAACGGAAAACATGCTACATCTCAGTGCATTCAAGCCCAGCGTCACCCCATAGAGAGCTAGTAGTAGATGCATTCAGAATTTCCAGTTGGAAAGTTTTAGTGCGAACTGTCGCAAATCTTTGGCGTTTCGTTTCCAATTGTCGGCGTAAAGCAAAAGGTCTGCCAATACAATCCCTCAAAGCCACCAAAAGGCAAATCGGCagtatcaaacaaaaaatagcagCAGAACATACACCCCTAACCAGCGAAGAATACCAGAAAGCCGAACGATTTCTGCTGCAAAACGCACAGATGGATGCTTTTGAGAAAGAAGTTCAGGTGTTAGCTAAGTCCAACTCGACTCACGCCCCACGTACCACTCAGAATGAAACCGCACCTCAAGTACCACGCAATAGTACGCTTTATGGCTTAACCCCCTTTTTAGATGAGTTTGGGATCCTGCGAATCGATGGGCGCACAGCCAAAGCTCATCACATTCCCTTCGATACAAGATACCCCATCATTCTACCGAAAACACACTACGTTACAACACTTATTTTGAGGGAGTATCATCAACGCTTTGGTCACGCTAACAACGAGACTGTGGTAAACGAAGTACGGCAACGTTTCTACCTAAAACACCTGCGATCCAGCGTGGCCAGAATCGCCAAAAACTGTCAACGATGCAAAATCAAGAAGACGCAACCATTACAGCCACGAATGGCACCGTTGCCAGAAGCAAGGCTTACTCCATATGTACGTCCGTTTTGTAAAGTGGGAGTAGATTATTTAGGGCCGATCGAGGTGGTTAATTCGAGGCGCAAGGAAAAGCGTTACATTGCAGTATTCACCTGTTTAGTGACGAGAGCGGTGCATTTAGAAGTAGCGCACAGCCTTTCTACTGAAGCCTGCATTATGGCGATAAGACGTTTCGTTAGCAGACGCGGAGCTCCCAGCGAGATATTTTCCGACAACGGGACCAATTTCGTTGGAGCCAATAATGAACTCACGAAACAACTGGCGGACATCAACTACTCTTGTGCCGAAACATTCACCGGTGTTCAGACGAGATGGATATTTAATCCCCCTTCGGCACCCCATATGGGAGGCGCATGGGAACGGATGGTGCGAAGTGTTAAGGAAGCTATGCTAGCACTGGATGACGGTAGGAAACTGAACGACGAGATACTCCTAACCGCATTAGCCGATTCAGAAAGTCTGATCAACTCCCGACCGCTTACCTATATGCCGCAAAGCTCGTCAAATGCAGAAGCGCTTACACCCAACCACTTTCTGTTAGGGAGTTCGTGCGGAACCAAGGAGCAGCTGCGTCCCAACGTAGATTTAGCAGAAACACTAAGAAGCAGCTACAAACGATCTACAGCTTTAGCCGATGCGATGTGGGACCGTT
Proteins encoded in this window:
- the LOC120908300 gene encoding uncharacterized protein LOC120908300, producing the protein MRNWVSNNNAVLEGLEESTSDRDLFINFGQEDEFGILRIDGRTAKAHHIPFDTRYPIILPKTHYVTTLILREYHQRFGHANNETVVNEVRQRFYLKHLRSSVARIAKNCQRCKIKKTQPLQPRMAPLPEARLTPYVRPFCKVGVDYLGPIEVVNSRRKEKRYIAVFTCLVTRAVHLEVAHSLSTEACIMAIRRFVSRRGAPSEIFSDNGTNFVGANNELTKQLADINYSCAETFTGVQTRWIFNPPSAPHMGGAWERMVRSVKEAMLALDDGRKLNDEILLTALADSESLINSRPLTYMPQSSSNAEALTPNHFLLGSSCGTKEQLRPNVDLAETLRSSYKRSTALADAMWDRWLKEYLPALNTRSKWHEDTRRLNVGDLVFIAEGPRKNWLRAKVEETIAGKDGRIRQVVVRTANGKSLKRPVVKIAVLDVECDCDTV